In Mucilaginibacter auburnensis, the genomic stretch CCATCTTTCATGTTGGTTACATCCATCGCAGTTGTGGCTGATGATGTAGGGCCAAAGGTGCGTTGGGTAAGTGTATTACGTGCTTGTAAAACGTTGCTGTCAATACGGCCGGTAGTTAAACGTAAATAACCCGGACGCGCTGTAACAGACCATTTATCATTAACAGGGTTGTGGTTCCATTGCCAGGCCAGCGGAAGGGCAGCCTCACCTTTTTTGCGGGTAAACTCATCGCTGTTAACTAAGCCCGGCATTAAGCCTTTGCTTACTGGCAGCTTCAGATCTGCCGGGAACTTGCCGTTATCACCAATTATTGGCCAGCCATTCTCCCATTTTACAGGCAGGATGTAAGGCGCACGTCCTACCGATCCGTAATCGCGGAACAAGTAAGCAAACCAATCGCCTTTAGCGTTGTCTATAATACTTCCCTGCGCAACGCCCAGATGCTGGAAGCCTAATTTACCTTCCCATGGACCGGTAATTTTATCGGCACGATGAATAACCTCTGTACGCATACCGCCACGTGGCCAGGTAATATTAAAAAGATAATATTTACCGTCGTGTTTTAACAATTGCGAACCTTCAGCCTGCAAGTTGATGTTTGTACCTGCGGGAGCGCTTGCATTCTGAACAATAATTTGTTGAGTTTCGGGCTTTATACCTGACAAGTCTTCTTTTAACTCAACAAGGTTGATTTTGCCGGTGCCGTAAGCCAGGTATATTTTTCCGTCGTCGTCAAAAAACAGTGAGTGGTCATGCAACGATGGTTTAAAAGAGTGTTCAACCCAAGGGCCTTTCTCAATATTTTTGGTTGTGAAAATATAAGTTTTGCCAGTTGTGCTTGAAAAGGTGGTCACATAAAAAGTACCGTTGTGATAACGTAAACTGCTTGCCCATGAGCCTTTACCATAAGCATTTTTTTTGCCGACAAGATTCAGGTCGTCATTATCGCCAAGGGTTTGGTATACGTAGCCCACCATCTGCCAGTTAACCAGATCTTTTGATTTCATAATAGGCAAACCCGGATTCATGTGCATCGTGGTGCTGCTCATGTAATACGTATCGCCAACCCGTATCATGGCCAAATCTGGTACATCTGCAAAAACTACAGGTAAGGGCTCAGGTTTGGTTTGTGCTAAGGACGGGTAATTTGCACCGATAGCCAAAGCTATAACGCATACAAAACGTTTAAAAAGAGTGTTCATATAATTAAATTGGTATAGCTGGTTTAACGCTTTATTATTTTAACGAAAATATATCATTTAAATGATAAGCGGGTTGACAGCAATGAAAAACATTGTTGCCTAAAGTCAAAGTTAACCTTTCAGTTTATTATTAAATTATCTAAAACTGACTGTTTATTGCATCATAAATGCAATAAATTGGTTTTTTCTGGCGATTTTGAACCAAATACACGTTTGCGAGGTGGCATTGTGAATGTAGTTGCTTCATATTAAAATATTTGCTCAAACGGTTTCGTCACTAAATTAATACGGGGTAATACTTTGAACAGTGGGGCATCATCTATAACTTCGATAATAAATGTAAAAAGTACATTTAAAATCAGTTATGAAACTTCGCTTTTTATCCGCCGCTGTAGCACTAACCTGCGCAGTTCATGTTGCAGGCGCGCAAACCACAAAACTAACTTTAGACCTCAGTAAAGCAACCGTGCCGGTTAGCCCGATGCTTTATGGTTTAATGACAGAGGAGATCAACTACGCGTATGATGGTGGCTTATATGCTGAATTGATACGCAACAGAATATTTAAAAACAATACTAAGCAGCCTGATGGCTGGAGCCTTATTAGCGAAGGTGATGCTAAAGCCGCTATACAACTTATAGGTGCCGATCCAACCAACGTTCCGCGCAATGAGCGGGGTCATGCTATTAATGAAGCGCTTACAACATGTTTGCGCTTAACGGTAGAAAAGCCTGGTACGCGTGCTGGTATTGCCAATTCGGGCTACTGGGGTATACCTGTAAAGCCGGGCACCACCTACGATGCCTCATTTTACATAAAAGGAACTGGACAGGCACCGCCAGCACAGTTTGGTAACCGTCCGCCGCAGGCCAATAGCAACGCCGCGCCAATAGTAACGATTGCCGACAATACTGCCGGCCCTATAACGGTTAGCCTTGAAAGCAATGATGGTAAAACCGTGTTTGCAAGCGGCACTATTGATCTGATAAAATCACCATACTGGAAAAAGTATTCGCTCAAACTCACTACAAAAACGGGATTTACGGCAACCAAAGATGCGCACTTTGTAATATCAACCAACCGTACTGGTTTGTATTATTTTAACCTGGTGTCGCTTTTTCCGCCTACCTATGGCAACCGGCCAAATGGCAGCAGGCCGGATCTGATGCAGATGCTCGTTGATATGAAACCCGCGTTTTTACGCTTCCCGGGCGGAAACTACCTGGAAGGGCCCTACCTGGCCGATCACTTTCCTTGGAAAACCACTTTGGGTCCTTTGGAGCAGCGTCCGGGTCATCCGGGTAGCTGGGGCTATCGCGCAACCGATGGTTTGGGCCTTTTAGAATTTTTAGGCTGGTGTGAAGATGCGCACATGGAACCATTACTGGGCGTTTATGCCGGCTATTCGCTTAACGGAGACCACGTTGATCCGGGACCTTTGCTGGAGCCTTATGTTCAGGATGCACTGGAAGAAATAGAATACATTATTGGCGATGCAAAAACTACCTATTGGGGCAAACGCCGTGCAGCCGATGGTCATCCGGCACCGTTCAAATTAACCTATGTTGAGGTAGGTAATGAAGACTGGTTTGATCGCTCCAATACTTACGACGGACGCTTTAACCAGTTCAGGGCGGCTATTAATAAAAAGTATCCGCAATTAAAGGTGATATCAACCATAGCAAGTAAAGTATATCCAACTCAAAAGGTAACGAGCGGCCCGCCAATTGATATGGAGGATGAGCACTACTATCAAAACTCATGGCAAATGCAGGAAGATGCATTTAAGTATGATAACTACGACCGTAAAAAAGGGCCAAAAATATTTGTTGGTGAATGGGCTACACGCGAAGGTTCGCCGACCACAAATTTAATATCGGCTTTGGGTGATGCAGCCTTTATGACCGGTATGGAGCGTAATAGCGACGTTGTTTTAATGTCGTGCTTTGCGCCGCTGTTTGTTAACGTTAACCCCAAAAATGATGCAACTGGAGAACCATCGGGTATGCAATGGGCTTCGGATCTGATCGGTTATGACGCGTTAAACAGCTACGGCTCACCATCTTATTATGTTCAAAGCATGTTTAACAACAACATAGGTAACCGTGTGGTGCCGGTTAGCGCAACTAACCTGCCCATGCTGCATATTGATACGGCTACGCTGAATAAAAATCTAAGTCCTCAACAGCGCCGGGGCCGCCAGCAAAAACCGGAGCGCCCTTCGTTATATTATGTGGCTACTAAAGACACTAAAACCGGCACTATTTACATTAAGGTTGTAAACGTGGCCGACCATGCCGAGAACGTTACGCTTGACCTGAATGGTGCAGGCACTATAGTATCAACAGGTACACTTATTGAATTGAAAGGAGACAAACCGGAAGCAACCAACACCATTACCGACCCTAAACATATTG encodes the following:
- a CDS encoding glycoside hydrolase family 43 protein encodes the protein MNTLFKRFVCVIALAIGANYPSLAQTKPEPLPVVFADVPDLAMIRVGDTYYMSSTTMHMNPGLPIMKSKDLVNWQMVGYVYQTLGDNDDLNLVGKKNAYGKGSWASSLRYHNGTFYVTTFSSTTGKTYIFTTKNIEKGPWVEHSFKPSLHDHSLFFDDDGKIYLAYGTGKINLVELKEDLSGIKPETQQIIVQNASAPAGTNINLQAEGSQLLKHDGKYYLFNITWPRGGMRTEVIHRADKITGPWEGKLGFQHLGVAQGSIIDNAKGDWFAYLFRDYGSVGRAPYILPVKWENGWPIIGDNGKFPADLKLPVSKGLMPGLVNSDEFTRKKGEAALPLAWQWNHNPVNDKWSVTARPGYLRLTTGRIDSNVLQARNTLTQRTFGPTSSATTAMDVTNMKDGDVAGLLLLQKRYEWVGVKATATGKAIVVGDGQGATEVEAANIPINQKVVYFKADCDFTNRVDKAWLYYSLDGKTWTPIGNMLKMSYTLPHFMGYRFGLFNYATKTTGGYVDFDYLRLSDKITAKQ
- a CDS encoding alpha-L-arabinofuranosidase C-terminal domain-containing protein, whose amino-acid sequence is MKLRFLSAAVALTCAVHVAGAQTTKLTLDLSKATVPVSPMLYGLMTEEINYAYDGGLYAELIRNRIFKNNTKQPDGWSLISEGDAKAAIQLIGADPTNVPRNERGHAINEALTTCLRLTVEKPGTRAGIANSGYWGIPVKPGTTYDASFYIKGTGQAPPAQFGNRPPQANSNAAPIVTIADNTAGPITVSLESNDGKTVFASGTIDLIKSPYWKKYSLKLTTKTGFTATKDAHFVISTNRTGLYYFNLVSLFPPTYGNRPNGSRPDLMQMLVDMKPAFLRFPGGNYLEGPYLADHFPWKTTLGPLEQRPGHPGSWGYRATDGLGLLEFLGWCEDAHMEPLLGVYAGYSLNGDHVDPGPLLEPYVQDALEEIEYIIGDAKTTYWGKRRAADGHPAPFKLTYVEVGNEDWFDRSNTYDGRFNQFRAAINKKYPQLKVISTIASKVYPTQKVTSGPPIDMEDEHYYQNSWQMQEDAFKYDNYDRKKGPKIFVGEWATREGSPTTNLISALGDAAFMTGMERNSDVVLMSCFAPLFVNVNPKNDATGEPSGMQWASDLIGYDALNSYGSPSYYVQSMFNNNIGNRVVPVSATNLPMLHIDTATLNKNLSPQQRRGRQQKPERPSLYYVATKDTKTGTIYIKVVNVADHAENVTLDLNGAGTIVSTGTLIELKGDKPEATNTITDPKHIVPITTNLTGIGKSFAHSFSPYSVSVIKIKTTPAK